In one window of Desulfonatronum thioautotrophicum DNA:
- a CDS encoding ferredoxin, translating into MARKVLLDENECIGCGVCEELCPEVFHLDPATSKAEVVMEEGGPEDQIQEAIDNCPVECISWEG; encoded by the coding sequence ATGGCCAGAAAAGTGTTGCTCGATGAGAATGAGTGTATCGGCTGCGGAGTTTGTGAAGAGTTGTGCCCGGAAGTATTTCATTTGGACCCGGCTACCAGCAAAGCCGAAGTCGTCATGGAAGAGGGCGGGCCGGAGGATCAGATTCAAGAGGCCATTGACAACTGCCCGGTGGAGTGCATTTCCTGGGAAGGATAA
- a CDS encoding sulfite exporter TauE/SafE family protein, whose product MDILIVCLAALVASALTLFSGFGMGTLLMPVFALFFPVPVAVAQTAVVHLLNNIFKASLFGRNADKGVLLRFGLPALVASFLGAWILLSLAQASPLATYSLAGREFEIQPVKLTIAVLMATFAALELWPWFQNLAFDRRYLPLGGILSGFFGGLSGHQGAMRSAFLIKSGLNKEAFIGTGVLLAVIVDLSRMTVYAGLLKSTDALGNPATVIAATLAAFAGTFLGARLVKKVTIKFLQVIVSVMLFLVALGLGTGLL is encoded by the coding sequence ATGGACATTCTCATTGTTTGTTTGGCGGCCCTGGTCGCCTCGGCATTGACCCTCTTTTCCGGCTTCGGCATGGGTACCCTGCTCATGCCGGTCTTTGCCCTGTTCTTTCCGGTGCCCGTGGCCGTGGCCCAGACCGCGGTGGTGCATCTGCTGAACAACATTTTCAAGGCCTCCCTGTTCGGGCGCAACGCGGACAAGGGCGTGCTGCTGCGTTTTGGCCTGCCGGCCCTGGTGGCCAGCTTTCTTGGGGCCTGGATACTGCTCTCTCTGGCCCAGGCCTCACCACTGGCGACATATTCCCTGGCGGGCCGGGAATTTGAAATCCAGCCCGTGAAACTGACCATTGCCGTGCTCATGGCCACGTTCGCGGCCCTGGAACTGTGGCCCTGGTTTCAGAATCTGGCTTTTGACCGTCGTTATCTGCCTCTGGGCGGGATACTGAGCGGCTTTTTCGGCGGCCTGTCCGGCCATCAGGGGGCCATGCGCAGCGCCTTCCTGATCAAAAGCGGGCTGAACAAGGAAGCCTTTATCGGCACCGGCGTGCTGCTGGCCGTGATCGTGGACCTCTCCCGAATGACCGTCTACGCCGGCCTGCTCAAATCCACGGACGCCCTGGGCAATCCCGCCACGGTCATCGCCGCGACCCTGGCCGCCTTCGCCGGAACCTTCCTCGGCGCCCGACTGGTCAAGAAGGTGACCATCAAGTTTTTGCAGGTGATCGTGTCGGTAATGCTCTTTCTGGTGGCGCTGGGTCTGGGTACGGGGCTATTGTAG
- a CDS encoding YaiI/YqxD family protein yields the protein MYQNKGETPLLHIFIDADSCPVKQEVYRVASRYQLEVTLVANSRMQVPSDQRVTLMVVHGGFDAADDWIVEHAGTRDIVVTADVLLADRCLKKGALVVGPTGKPFTEQSIGSAVAARNLMAELRSSGEITGGPPPLKKQDRSCFLHQLDAMIQSIRRTHPADCG from the coding sequence ATGTACCAGAACAAGGGGGAAACGCCATTGCTGCATATATTCATTGATGCCGATTCGTGTCCGGTCAAGCAGGAAGTGTATCGCGTCGCAAGTCGGTATCAGCTGGAGGTGACGCTGGTAGCCAACTCGCGGATGCAGGTGCCCAGTGATCAGCGGGTAACGCTCATGGTGGTGCATGGGGGCTTTGACGCCGCTGATGACTGGATTGTCGAACACGCCGGCACTCGGGACATCGTGGTGACTGCCGATGTTCTCCTGGCTGACCGTTGTCTGAAGAAGGGTGCGCTTGTTGTCGGCCCAACCGGTAAACCGTTCACCGAGCAAAGCATCGGCTCAGCCGTGGCCGCCCGGAATCTGATGGCTGAACTGCGCAGCTCGGGTGAGATAACCGGAGGGCCTCCTCCACTCAAAAAGCAGGACCGCTCATGTTTCCTGCACCAGCTCGATGCAATGATCCAATCAATCCGTCGCACGCATCCCGCTGATTGCGGATAA
- a CDS encoding PQQ-dependent sugar dehydrogenase translates to MLSRSTLPKQLSGQFSGHFAHRFSRLVRNWGLSVLALGLFALPACGHAETAYQITTVAEGLNTPWAMAFLPGDGRILVTERGGALRIVDPGSGEIGELTGVPAVAARGQGGLLDIALHPSFSEENWVYLTWAGEDDQGHTATHLGRAMLNLDEPALSDLEVLYIAEPFFASTGHYGSRIVFHDGFVFVGFGDRNFKDFGPEHIAQDLSNANGATIRLTLDGSVPEDNPFVDQPDADPAIWSYGHRNIQAMAVHPETGAIWLAEHGEAGGDEINVVTRGGNFGWPLAGYGVDYRTGQAFSVPHDQTDEFIAPVFHWGPGREDHFPPSGMAFYTGEAFAEWQGHLLVGNLFHRYLGLFALDGESVSAPIRLLEGKGWRIRDMAVGPDDGFIYVIADDSASPLLRLEPSSNNISE, encoded by the coding sequence ATGCTGTCACGTTCCACTTTGCCAAAGCAGTTGTCAGGCCAATTCTCTGGCCATTTCGCACATCGTTTCTCCCGGCTTGTCCGCAACTGGGGTCTGTCCGTCCTGGCCCTGGGTTTGTTCGCCTTGCCGGCATGCGGCCATGCTGAGACGGCCTATCAGATCACCACGGTGGCCGAGGGGTTGAACACGCCCTGGGCCATGGCCTTTCTGCCGGGCGACGGTCGCATCCTGGTCACCGAGCGCGGCGGAGCACTGCGGATCGTCGATCCCGGTAGCGGCGAAATCGGCGAACTGACCGGCGTGCCCGCTGTCGCGGCAAGGGGCCAGGGCGGGCTCCTGGATATTGCCCTGCATCCCTCCTTCTCCGAGGAAAACTGGGTCTACCTGACCTGGGCGGGTGAGGACGATCAGGGCCACACCGCCACGCACCTGGGCCGGGCGATGCTCAACCTGGACGAGCCGGCCCTCTCGGACCTTGAAGTGCTCTACATTGCCGAACCATTCTTCGCCAGTACCGGCCATTACGGCTCACGCATCGTGTTTCATGACGGCTTTGTCTTTGTCGGCTTTGGTGACCGCAACTTCAAGGACTTCGGACCGGAGCACATTGCCCAGGATCTTTCCAACGCCAACGGCGCAACCATCCGCCTGACCCTGGACGGATCGGTGCCGGAAGACAACCCTTTTGTCGACCAGCCGGACGCGGACCCGGCCATCTGGTCTTACGGGCACCGCAATATCCAGGCCATGGCCGTCCACCCTGAAACCGGCGCGATCTGGCTGGCGGAACACGGCGAGGCGGGCGGCGACGAGATCAACGTCGTTACCCGGGGCGGCAACTTTGGCTGGCCATTGGCCGGCTACGGCGTGGACTACCGCACCGGCCAAGCTTTTTCCGTCCCACATGACCAGACCGATGAATTCATCGCGCCGGTCTTCCATTGGGGACCCGGCCGCGAGGACCACTTCCCGCCCTCGGGCATGGCCTTCTACACCGGCGAGGCCTTTGCCGAATGGCAAGGCCATCTGCTGGTCGGCAACCTTTTTCACCGCTACCTGGGCCTGTTTGCCCTTGACGGTGAATCCGTCTCCGCCCCGATCCGGCTCCTGGAGGGCAAGGGCTGGCGAATCCGCGACATGGCCGTGGGCCCGGATGACGGCTTCATCTACGTGATCGCCGACGACAGCGCCTCACCGCTCCTGCGGCTTGAGCCGAGTTCCAACAACATCTCGGAGTAA
- a CDS encoding GNAT family N-acetyltransferase, with translation MHIREATKEDFDQIWPIFHDIAAAGETYAYPRDITKEQAQTVWMEMPRKTYVVEEDGQILGTYYIKTNQAGPGEHVCNCGYMVSSAARGRGLATAMCEHSQNIAKEIGYKAMQFNFVASTNEGAIRLWNRLGFATVGRLPKAFHHPARGYVDALVMYKWLE, from the coding sequence ATGCACATCCGAGAAGCCACAAAAGAAGATTTTGACCAGATCTGGCCAATCTTTCACGATATCGCCGCGGCCGGTGAAACCTACGCATATCCGCGGGACATCACCAAAGAGCAAGCCCAAACCGTTTGGATGGAAATGCCAAGAAAGACCTACGTCGTCGAGGAAGATGGGCAGATCCTGGGCACCTACTACATCAAGACAAACCAAGCAGGCCCGGGTGAGCATGTCTGCAATTGCGGCTACATGGTTTCATCCGCTGCCAGGGGGCGGGGCCTTGCGACCGCGATGTGCGAGCACTCCCAAAACATCGCAAAAGAGATCGGATACAAGGCCATGCAGTTCAATTTCGTCGCATCCACCAATGAAGGCGCGATACGGCTCTGGAACAGGCTTGGCTTCGCCACCGTGGGCCGATTACCCAAGGCATTTCATCATCCCGCCAGGGGCTATGTTGATGCGTTGGTCATGTACAAATGGCTGGAATGA
- a CDS encoding TIGR04283 family arsenosugar biosynthesis glycosyltransferase, producing the protein MDESTTVPNSARVLVFTRYPVPGQVKTRLIPALGPDTAARLHRRMTEHVVTSARELIGSNRFTVHVGFTGAPLKAFRSWLGHDLGYVPQTGDDLGRRMGHGIAAVLRAGPGGRGPVVVIGSDVPGLDRDILGQALDALQRSDLVIGPAEDGGYYLIGMHRPHPELFENMDWGSSSVFAQTMDVAKRLGLTVTVLPVLRDVDRPEDLDVLRHDPRFADVFTGQNKLSVIIPCLNEARNLPRTLEHVFQSADQEEELDVIVVDGGSRDATSEIAARYGALVLQSHDGRAAQQNVGAARALGRMLLFLHADTLPPKGFDRLIRQALDDPAVVAGAFRLRTDSPGPAMRLIEGMANLRSAAWQYPYGDQGLFMEKRVFQELGGFSALPIMEDFELVRRLRRRGRIVTLPDSVLTSSRRWRRLGLLRTTLVNQLMVLGFVCGVPVHALARFYRGGKGG; encoded by the coding sequence ATGGACGAATCAACGACCGTGCCCAACTCGGCCCGTGTCCTGGTCTTTACCCGCTATCCCGTTCCAGGGCAGGTGAAGACCAGGCTTATTCCGGCTTTGGGACCTGATACAGCGGCCCGGCTGCATCGGCGCATGACCGAGCACGTCGTGACCTCGGCCCGGGAGCTTATCGGGAGCAACCGTTTTACTGTCCACGTAGGTTTTACAGGCGCGCCGCTCAAAGCATTTCGATCCTGGCTGGGCCATGACTTGGGATATGTTCCGCAGACCGGGGATGATCTCGGTCGGCGCATGGGCCATGGCATAGCCGCAGTCTTGCGAGCCGGCCCAGGAGGCAGGGGGCCGGTGGTGGTCATTGGTTCGGACGTGCCCGGTCTGGACAGGGACATTTTGGGTCAGGCGCTGGATGCATTGCAACGCAGCGACCTGGTCATCGGCCCGGCCGAGGACGGGGGGTACTATCTCATCGGGATGCACCGCCCGCATCCCGAACTGTTCGAAAACATGGACTGGGGATCGTCCTCGGTTTTCGCCCAAACCATGGACGTGGCAAAACGATTGGGACTGACGGTCACGGTTCTTCCCGTGCTGCGGGACGTGGACAGGCCGGAGGATCTGGACGTCCTGCGCCATGATCCACGCTTCGCGGACGTCTTTACGGGCCAAAACAAGCTTTCCGTGATCATTCCCTGCCTTAACGAGGCCCGGAATCTGCCCCGGACCCTGGAACACGTATTTCAGAGCGCGGACCAGGAGGAAGAGCTTGACGTGATCGTGGTGGACGGCGGCAGCCGGGACGCCACGTCCGAGATCGCGGCCCGATACGGTGCGTTGGTCCTGCAATCGCATGATGGCCGCGCGGCCCAACAGAACGTTGGGGCAGCACGTGCCTTGGGCCGCATGCTGCTCTTTCTGCATGCGGATACATTGCCGCCCAAAGGGTTTGACCGTTTGATCCGCCAGGCCCTGGACGATCCGGCCGTGGTCGCCGGTGCGTTCCGTCTGCGCACGGACAGTCCGGGTCCAGCCATGCGGTTGATCGAAGGGATGGCAAACTTGCGTTCCGCAGCATGGCAATACCCCTACGGCGATCAGGGGCTGTTCATGGAAAAAAGGGTGTTTCAGGAGTTGGGCGGATTTTCAGCTTTGCCCATCATGGAAGACTTTGAATTGGTGCGCCGCCTGCGCCGACGCGGCCGAATCGTCACCCTGCCGGATTCGGTTCTGACGTCATCCCGGCGGTGGCGCAGGCTCGGCCTGCTGCGGACCACGCTGGTCAACCAACTGATGGTCCTGGGCTTTGTTTGCGGCGTGCCCGTTCATGCCCTGGCGAGGTTCTATCGTGGGGGCAAGGGTGGGTGA
- the tsoR gene encoding ArsR/SmtB-type metalloregulator TsoR, which translates to MMTDPVCIPLENLADTAFLAKALSDSNRLRIVRHLSRGERSVNQIAEALDLSQPLVSHHLKELKRALLVRVERRGPFIFYTLASEEVLSILRTLNALAQALLAEKKSF; encoded by the coding sequence ATGATGACTGATCCGGTTTGTATTCCCCTGGAAAACCTCGCTGACACCGCCTTTCTGGCCAAGGCCCTGTCCGACTCCAACCGATTGCGGATTGTGCGGCATCTGAGCCGGGGCGAGCGATCCGTGAACCAGATTGCCGAGGCCCTGGATCTTTCCCAGCCCCTGGTTTCGCATCACCTGAAAGAACTCAAGCGGGCCTTGCTGGTCCGGGTGGAGCGGCGCGGGCCGTTCATCTTCTATACGTTGGCATCCGAAGAAGTTCTGTCCATCTTGCGCACTCTGAACGCATTGGCTCAGGCCCTGCTTGCTGAAAAGAAATCCTTTTGA
- the tsoA gene encoding LULAXC motif selenoprotein TsoA, with product MHTFRDTLRDMPPEEAARVLADAAAGVFPLLSDEQRLAIIVGMTGGQGAERGEDKVGSMVHLULAECMDEGVDPTKMCQSLVDKVARSRQLLAIAHPEILVLFENWLEELEEEVLRMSRSGALEAVQVAEAVGLSRSGVNFLLAKLRHEGRID from the coding sequence ATGCATACATTTCGAGACACTCTGCGCGACATGCCTCCGGAGGAGGCGGCCAGGGTCTTGGCCGACGCGGCCGCGGGCGTTTTCCCCCTGCTTTCCGACGAGCAGCGCCTGGCGATCATCGTCGGCATGACCGGCGGGCAGGGCGCGGAGCGGGGGGAAGACAAGGTCGGCAGCATGGTCCACCTCTGACTGGCCGAATGCATGGACGAAGGTGTCGATCCAACAAAAATGTGTCAAAGCCTCGTGGACAAAGTGGCCCGCTCCCGACAGCTGCTGGCCATCGCCCATCCGGAAATCCTGGTGCTGTTCGAAAACTGGCTGGAAGAATTGGAGGAGGAAGTCCTGCGCATGTCCCGTTCGGGCGCCCTGGAGGCGGTCCAGGTGGCCGAGGCCGTGGGACTGTCCCGTTCCGGAGTGAATTTCCTGCTGGCCAAGCTGCGGCACGAAGGTCGGATTGACTGA
- the tsoB gene encoding rhodanese/DsbD fusion-like selenoprotein TsoB, whose amino-acid sequence MSNRIVLGLLLFVIVAGSALWLTSRAVTPREASWDDVLAQAERGGYGVVTTDELWELYQTDPDLLLVDTRQEWEFAPGHMEGAVVFPMEPTWWARWSKKDDLRAVLGEDKERTIVFYUDGLAUVRSDSAARVAVSLGYVNVYRDPLGFQEWEEKGYPTAVSLTEFEDWHVEAPFAPEAPGPLSGWAMVWSLLGIFFGGMALNLTPCVYPLIPITVSYFAGRDEQGKAGLIAHGLLYIGGLALTNSILGTVAAMTGGLMGGLLQNPLVLGVIALVLVAFAMSLFGFWELRMPAALTRAASKSRAGHVGTLFMGLTLGVVAAPCIGPFVLGLLTWVATMGSPWIGFLVFFTLSLGLGIPLFVLAVFSGNLQRLPRSGEWMIWVRKLMGWVLVGMAAYFVRPVLGEPWGLFLMAGTALAAAVHLAWVDRSTASFRSFPWIKNGVGVAGLLLAVLLVGSWAMRGTGVEWQPYSERLLEQAREQDKPVIIDFYATWCAPCRELEAVTFHHPEVVERARNMVMIKIDVTRGGNPLHERLLREYRVRGVPTIVFIDAQGRERPDLRLVDFLEPEAFARRMDQLLNTDTREE is encoded by the coding sequence ATGTCGAATCGCATCGTACTTGGACTTCTTCTTTTCGTGATCGTCGCCGGAAGCGCCTTGTGGCTGACCAGTCGGGCCGTGACGCCCCGAGAGGCGAGCTGGGACGACGTCCTGGCCCAGGCCGAGCGCGGCGGTTACGGCGTGGTCACCACGGACGAGCTCTGGGAACTGTACCAGACGGACCCGGACCTGCTGCTGGTGGACACCCGCCAGGAATGGGAGTTCGCCCCCGGGCACATGGAAGGGGCCGTGGTCTTTCCCATGGAACCCACCTGGTGGGCCAGATGGAGCAAGAAAGACGACCTGCGGGCCGTCCTGGGCGAGGACAAGGAGCGGACCATCGTCTTTTACTGAGACGGTCTGGCATGAGTCCGCAGCGACTCGGCGGCCCGGGTGGCCGTTTCCTTGGGATATGTGAACGTTTATCGCGATCCGTTGGGTTTCCAGGAGTGGGAGGAGAAAGGCTATCCCACCGCCGTCTCACTGACTGAATTCGAGGACTGGCACGTCGAGGCTCCGTTCGCTCCGGAGGCGCCGGGCCCCTTGTCCGGCTGGGCCATGGTCTGGAGCCTGCTGGGCATCTTTTTCGGCGGCATGGCCCTGAATTTGACGCCTTGCGTCTATCCGCTGATTCCCATCACCGTTTCCTATTTCGCCGGCCGGGACGAGCAGGGCAAGGCCGGGCTGATCGCCCACGGGCTGCTGTACATCGGCGGCCTGGCCTTGACCAATTCCATCCTGGGCACGGTGGCGGCCATGACCGGGGGCTTGATGGGCGGACTGCTTCAGAACCCTCTGGTCCTTGGGGTCATCGCCCTGGTTTTGGTGGCCTTTGCCATGAGCCTGTTCGGCTTCTGGGAGCTGCGCATGCCCGCGGCCCTGACCCGGGCCGCGTCCAAGTCCCGGGCCGGGCACGTGGGCACCCTGTTCATGGGCCTGACTTTGGGCGTGGTGGCCGCGCCGTGCATCGGGCCGTTCGTCCTGGGTCTGCTGACCTGGGTGGCGACCATGGGCAGTCCCTGGATCGGCTTTCTGGTCTTTTTCACCCTCAGCCTGGGACTGGGCATTCCACTGTTCGTACTGGCCGTGTTCTCCGGCAACCTCCAGCGCCTGCCCCGCTCCGGGGAATGGATGATCTGGGTGCGCAAGCTGATGGGCTGGGTTCTGGTGGGCATGGCCGCCTATTTCGTCCGCCCGGTGCTGGGCGAGCCCTGGGGCCTGTTCCTGATGGCCGGAACGGCCCTGGCCGCGGCCGTGCATCTGGCCTGGGTGGACCGCTCCACGGCCAGCTTTCGTTCTTTCCCCTGGATCAAGAACGGCGTGGGCGTGGCCGGATTGCTCCTGGCCGTGCTCCTGGTGGGGTCCTGGGCAATGCGGGGCACCGGGGTGGAGTGGCAGCCCTATTCCGAAAGATTGCTGGAACAGGCCCGGGAACAGGACAAGCCGGTGATCATCGACTTCTACGCCACCTGGTGCGCGCCGTGTCGGGAGCTGGAAGCCGTGACCTTCCACCACCCGGAAGTGGTGGAACGCGCCCGGAACATGGTCATGATCAAGATCGACGTGACCCGGGGCGGCAATCCGCTGCATGAGCGGCTGCTGCGCGAGTACCGGGTGCGCGGAGTGCCGACCATCGTCTTTATCGACGCCCAAGGCCGGGAACGCCCGGACCTGCGGCTGGTGGACTTTCTGGAGCCCGAGGCCTTTGCCCGGCGCATGGATCAACTGCTCAACACCGACACACGGGAGGAATGA
- the tsoC gene encoding NEPxGxxU motif selenoprotein TsoC produces MVTVRFFLNEPNGGPUKHFQKIMPRLGMKYDVRIETTSKPKHEYHTDEYYELDLPAAPAVMVNDEIVVEGKDVDEHELDCCICRHLGLPEPEKVKKGFLGRFFS; encoded by the coding sequence ATGGTCACGGTGCGCTTTTTCCTGAATGAGCCCAATGGCGGTCCGTGAAAGCACTTTCAAAAAATCATGCCCAGGCTGGGCATGAAGTATGACGTGCGGATCGAGACGACTTCCAAGCCCAAGCACGAGTACCATACCGACGAATACTATGAACTGGATCTGCCCGCCGCCCCGGCGGTGATGGTCAACGACGAAATCGTGGTCGAGGGCAAGGACGTGGATGAGCACGAGCTGGATTGTTGCATCTGTCGGCACCTGGGCCTGCCGGAACCGGAAAAGGTGAAAAAAGGCTTCCTGGGCCGTTTTTTCTCCTGA
- a CDS encoding type II toxin-antitoxin system RelE/ParE family toxin: protein MKIEWSWFAVEDRTSIFEYIEQDDPWSAIVVDERIMEQTAKLARFPECGRPGRIEGTRELVINKTPFIVAYRIQKGVVRILRVLHGAQAWPGDLPGA from the coding sequence GTGAAAATCGAGTGGTCTTGGTTCGCTGTTGAAGACCGGACCAGCATTTTCGAGTATATTGAGCAGGACGATCCTTGGTCCGCCATTGTTGTGGACGAACGGATCATGGAGCAGACGGCAAAGCTGGCTCGTTTCCCGGAATGCGGTCGGCCGGGCCGTATCGAAGGCACACGCGAGCTGGTCATCAATAAAACACCGTTCATCGTTGCCTATCGCATCCAAAAAGGCGTCGTCCGTATTCTGCGCGTTCTGCACGGTGCGCAAGCCTGGCCTGGCGATTTGCCAGGTGCTTGA
- a CDS encoding type II toxin-antitoxin system RelB/DinJ family antitoxin, which yields MAANALVQTRIDAELKERAAAVLEGMGLTVSDAVRILLTRVAREGSLPAGLTMDPAVHDAWFRAKVKEALDDTQPAIPGDQLEACFEERRATALRKLEATLS from the coding sequence ATGGCTGCCAATGCTCTCGTCCAAACCCGGATTGATGCCGAACTCAAGGAACGTGCCGCCGCCGTGCTGGAAGGCATGGGGCTGACCGTATCCGATGCCGTGCGCATTCTGCTGACCCGTGTGGCCCGCGAAGGAAGCCTGCCCGCCGGTCTGACCATGGACCCTGCCGTCCATGACGCCTGGTTCCGGGCCAAGGTTAAGGAAGCTCTTGATGATACGCAGCCTGCGATTCCTGGGGATCAGCTCGAGGCCTGCTTTGAAGAACGCCGGGCCACGGCGCTTCGAAAGCTTGAGGCAACCCTATCGTGA
- the corA gene encoding magnesium/cobalt transporter CorA, translating to MRSKFMKSRQAKVGAPPGAMVHVGERMADKTSLRVMTYNAAEVKEWPPRDSVEGIASSLGQGVTWINLDGLHRVDAVTALGREFNLSSLVLEDILNTDHRPKLEVHDDFLFIVVKMLVPEPASDSFRVEQLSLVLGEAFLLSFQESERDVFDTVRQRITTGKGRIRQSGPDYLAYALLDAVVDNYFLVLETISTELERLEEALLDSPAPGDLHRFHRLRREAILLRRIIWPVREALAGLIRDDSVLIKPETRVFFRDVHDHAVQAMDIVESLRDLASSLLELHLSRNSQRMNETIKVLTLIATIFIPLTFIAGVYGMNFEFMPELRWSWGYPLVLLFMLGVAVTMLLYFRRKHWL from the coding sequence ATGCGAAGCAAATTCATGAAGAGCCGACAGGCCAAGGTCGGGGCCCCTCCGGGCGCCATGGTGCATGTTGGGGAGCGGATGGCCGACAAGACCTCTTTGCGGGTGATGACGTACAATGCGGCGGAGGTGAAGGAGTGGCCGCCCCGCGACAGCGTCGAGGGCATTGCCTCATCCCTTGGGCAAGGGGTCACGTGGATCAACCTGGACGGCCTGCACCGGGTCGACGCAGTCACGGCCCTGGGCCGGGAATTCAACCTGTCCAGCCTGGTTCTGGAGGATATCCTGAACACCGACCACCGGCCCAAACTGGAGGTCCACGACGACTTCCTGTTCATCGTCGTCAAAATGCTGGTTCCCGAACCAGCCAGCGACTCCTTCCGTGTCGAACAGCTCAGCCTGGTCCTGGGTGAGGCTTTCCTGCTGTCCTTCCAGGAATCGGAAAGGGACGTCTTTGATACCGTGCGCCAACGCATCACCACCGGGAAAGGTCGCATCCGCCAGAGTGGTCCCGATTATCTGGCCTATGCCCTGCTGGACGCCGTTGTGGACAACTATTTTCTGGTTCTGGAAACCATCAGCACGGAATTGGAGCGCCTGGAAGAAGCCCTGCTGGACTCGCCCGCGCCGGGCGATCTGCACCGCTTTCACCGCCTGCGGCGGGAGGCGATCCTCTTGCGCCGGATCATCTGGCCGGTCCGGGAGGCCCTTGCCGGCCTGATCCGCGACGACTCCGTCCTGATCAAGCCCGAGACCCGCGTCTTTTTTCGCGACGTCCACGACCACGCCGTTCAGGCCATGGACATCGTGGAAAGCCTCCGGGATCTGGCGTCCAGCCTTTTGGAACTGCACCTGTCCAGGAACAGCCAGCGCATGAACGAAACCATCAAGGTGCTCACCCTGATCGCCACGATCTTCATCCCCCTGACCTTCATCGCCGGAGTCTACGGCATGAACTTCGAGTTCATGCCCGAACTGCGCTGGTCATGGGGCTATCCGCTGGTCCTGCTGTTCATGCTTGGCGTGGCGGTGACGATGCTGCTGTATTTCAGGCGCAAACACTGGCTCTAG
- a CDS encoding patatin-like phospholipase family protein, giving the protein MTIQPSESCDPPVFSRRSFLAGSATSSIVPFLTLAAGTSSASSDKRPGERNAAARTDGKRPSLGQTLGLALGSGGTNGLAHIPMLEVLDELGIVPRMIAGSSIGAVIGALYASGLTGAELRRLMTDFSSEDEHILYSLVQGSAGLSLFDLLRPDFDDGGLLDSQGFLDFLHDKIRVSSFEELAIPLKIVAADYWKREQVVLDQGPLIPAVKASMAVPGLFAPVSLNGRLLVDGGTVNPLSFDLLQGKCDLIVAVDVSGDTAEKEESKPDASDSLFNTFEIMQRAIVREKMKHTQSDILLHPKTSGVRLLHFHKAEQIFTQSAPTADEFRSALRELLD; this is encoded by the coding sequence TTGACGATACAACCATCAGAATCATGCGATCCGCCTGTCTTTTCCAGACGCAGCTTTCTTGCCGGATCAGCGACCTCATCCATAGTCCCCTTCCTGACCCTGGCGGCTGGAACATCCTCGGCGTCTTCGGACAAACGCCCTGGGGAGCGGAACGCCGCGGCACGCACGGACGGCAAGAGGCCTTCCCTGGGTCAGACCCTGGGCTTGGCCCTGGGTTCCGGTGGGACCAACGGCCTTGCGCATATTCCCATGCTTGAGGTTCTGGACGAGCTGGGCATTGTTCCCAGGATGATTGCCGGTTCCAGCATCGGCGCCGTAATCGGGGCTCTTTACGCTTCCGGCCTAACGGGTGCGGAACTGCGTCGGCTGATGACCGACTTTTCCTCCGAGGACGAACACATTCTGTATTCCCTGGTCCAAGGCAGCGCGGGCTTGAGTCTGTTCGACCTGCTTCGGCCCGACTTTGACGACGGGGGTCTGCTGGACTCTCAAGGGTTCCTTGATTTTTTGCACGACAAGATCCGCGTCTCCAGCTTTGAGGAATTGGCCATTCCCCTGAAGATCGTGGCAGCGGACTATTGGAAGCGGGAGCAGGTGGTCCTGGATCAGGGCCCGCTGATCCCCGCGGTCAAAGCCAGTATGGCGGTCCCCGGCCTGTTCGCCCCGGTATCGCTGAACGGAAGATTGCTGGTGGACGGCGGCACGGTGAACCCGCTGTCTTTTGATCTGCTTCAAGGAAAGTGCGACCTGATCGTGGCCGTGGACGTTTCCGGAGACACGGCCGAAAAGGAGGAAAGCAAGCCCGATGCGTCGGACTCCCTGTTCAACACCTTTGAAATCATGCAACGGGCCATTGTCAGGGAAAAAATGAAACACACCCAGTCGGATATCCTGCTCCACCCGAAAACCTCCGGAGTCCGTCTCCTGCACTTCCACAAGGCCGAACAGATTTTCACCCAGTCCGCGCCGACCGCCGATGAGTTCAGGTCCGCTCTCCGCGAACTTCTGGACTAG